Proteins encoded by one window of Heterodontus francisci isolate sHetFra1 chromosome 12, sHetFra1.hap1, whole genome shotgun sequence:
- the LOC137376088 gene encoding uncharacterized protein, translating to MQNITPPTIIILTITPPTIIILTITAPTITMLTITTPTTAILTITTSTIIILIITPPTIIIHSITPPTITILTITLATITILIFTSPASTILTITTPIIVILTITPHTIIIHTIMRATAIILTITPPYNYNTHHPTIHIPILTITPRNIIIFTITPPTIKILTIMIPTIIILTITPPTIIILTITPSTILIHTITPPTITILIIKPPTMIILTITPHTIIIHTIMRATAIILTITPPYNYNTHHPTIHIPILTITPRNIIIFTITPPTIKILTIMIPTIIILTITPPTITILIIKPPTMIILTITPPTIIIQTITHPPL from the coding sequence ATGCAAAACATCACACCACCTaccattataatactcaccatcacgccacccaccattataatactcaccatcacagCACCTACCATTACAATGCTCACCATCACGACACCCACCACTGCAATACTCACCATCACAACATCTACCATTATAATACTCATAATCACACCACCCACCATTATAATACATAGCATCACACCACCCACCAttacaatactcaccatcacactaGCTACCATTACAATACTCATCTTCACATCACCTGCCAGTACAATACTCACCATCACGACACCCATCATtgtaatactcaccatcacaccgcACACCATTATAATACACACCATAATGAGAGCCACCGCTATAATACTCACAATTACACCCCCTTACAATTacaatactcaccatcccacaatcCATATTCCCATCCTCACCATCACACCACGCAACATTATAATATtcaccatcacaccacccaccatCAAAATACTCACCATCATGATCCCCaccattataatactcaccatcacaccacccaccattataatactcaccatcacaccatcCACCATATTAATACACACCATCACACCCCCCACCATTACAATACTCATCATCAAACCACCCACCATgataatactcaccatcacaccgcACACCATTATAATACACACCATAATGAGAGCCACCGCTATAATACTCACAATTACACCCCCTTACAATTacaatactcaccatcccacaatcCATATTCCCATCCTCACCATCACACCACGCAACATTATAATATtcaccatcacaccacccaccatCAAAATACTCACCATCATGATCCCCaccattataatactcaccatcacaccccCCACCATTACAATACTCATCATCAAACCACCCACCATgataatactcaccatcacacctcCCACCATTATAATACAAACCATCACACACCCACCATTATAA
- the LOC137376090 gene encoding uncharacterized protein, with the protein MRILTITPPTITVITITPHTIIILTITAPHHYNTHHHTIHITILTITPRTIIILTITTPTIKILTIMIPTIIILIITPHTIAIITIKPPTIIMLTITPAIIIILTITAPTITIHTITRPTIIILTVTPPTIIILTITPPTITIITITQPTIAIFTITPPTTIILTITSPMNPILTIMTPTIAILTITPPTITIFTITPPTITILTITHPTITILTSTPPTIAILTNTPSTIRILTITPPTIAILTITPLTIIIFTITPPTTTILTIRTPTFAIITSTPSTIIILTITPTTIIMLTIMTPTIIILTITPPTIIILTITTPTITILTITPPTIIMLTIMTPTIIILTITPPTIIILTITTPTITILTITPPTIIIQTITHPPL; encoded by the coding sequence atgagaatactcaccatcacaccacccaccattACTGTAATCACCATCACACCACACaccattataatactcaccatcacGGCCCCTCACCAttacaatactcaccatcacacaaTCCATATTACCATCCTCACCATCACACCACGCaccattataatactcaccatcacaaCACCCACCATCAAAATCCTCACCATCATGATACCCACCATTATAATACTCATCATCACACCACACACCATTGCAATAATCACCATCAAACCACCCACCATTATAATGCTCACCATCACACCAGCTATCATTATAATACTAACCATCACGGCACCCACCATTACAATACACACGATCACACGACCCACCATTATAATACTCACCGTCACACCACCCACCATTATAATACTGACCATAACACCACCCACCATTACAATAATCACCATCACTCAACCCACCATTGCAATATTCACCATCACACCACCTACCActataatactcaccatcacatCACCCATGAATCCAATACTCACCATCATGACACCCACCATtgcaatactcaccatcacaccacctacCATTACAATATTCACCATCACACCACCTACCATTACAATACTCACCATCACTCACCCCACCATTACTATACTCACCAGCACACCACCCACCATTGCAATACTCACCAACACACCATCTACCATTAGAATTctcaccatcacaccacctaccattgcaatactcaccatcacaccactCACCATTATAATATTCACCATCACACCACCTACCACTACAATACTCACCATCAGGACACCCACCTTTGCAATCATCACCAGCACACCATCCACCATTATTATACTCACCATCACACCCACCACCATTATAATGCTCACCATCATGACACCCaccattataatactcaccatcacaccacccaccattATAATTCTCACCATCACGACTCCTACCAttacaatactcaccatcacaccccCCACCATTATAATGCTCACCATCATGACACCCaccattataatactcaccatcacaccacccaccattATAATTCTCACCATCACGACTCCTACCAttacaatactcaccatcacaccccCCACCATTATAATACAAACCATCACACACCCACCATTATAA